A single window of Candidatus Flexicrinis affinis DNA harbors:
- the menB gene encoding 1,4-dihydroxy-2-naphthoyl-CoA synthase: protein MNWIEVKSYQDITYHKMDGIARIAFNRPEVRNAFRPETINEMIDAFMHVWHDAEVGVVLLTGNGPAADGKYAFCSGGDQRVRGHAGYVGGDGVPRLNVLELQRIIRTMPKPVIALVAGYAIGGGHVLHVVCDMTIAADNAIFGQTGPKVGSFDAGYGSATLARIVGQKKAREIWYLCRQYDAQQALDMGLVNAVVPVDQLESEGVQWASEILEKSPIAIRFLKAAMNADMDGQTGLQVLAGDSTMLYYMSEEGTEGKNAFLEKRSPDFRKYPWRP, encoded by the coding sequence ATGAATTGGATTGAAGTCAAGTCGTATCAAGACATCACATATCACAAGATGGACGGGATTGCTCGGATCGCGTTCAATCGGCCTGAGGTGCGCAATGCCTTTCGGCCTGAGACGATCAACGAGATGATCGATGCGTTCATGCACGTGTGGCATGACGCAGAGGTTGGTGTGGTACTGCTGACGGGTAATGGGCCGGCGGCAGACGGCAAGTATGCGTTCTGTTCCGGTGGCGACCAACGCGTTCGGGGTCATGCAGGTTATGTTGGTGGCGATGGTGTTCCGCGGCTGAACGTGCTGGAGCTGCAGCGGATTATTCGCACTATGCCGAAGCCGGTCATTGCCTTGGTTGCGGGTTACGCAATTGGCGGCGGGCATGTGCTTCATGTTGTCTGTGATATGACGATTGCTGCGGACAATGCGATTTTCGGTCAGACGGGGCCGAAAGTGGGTAGCTTTGACGCGGGATATGGCTCTGCGACGCTCGCGCGTATCGTCGGGCAGAAGAAGGCGCGTGAGATTTGGTACTTGTGTCGTCAATACGATGCACAGCAGGCGTTGGACATGGGCTTGGTTAACGCAGTGGTTCCCGTGGATCAGCTTGAGTCTGAAGGTGTGCAGTGGGCTTCGGAGATCTTGGAGAAGAGTCCGATAGCCATTCGTTTCCTAAAGGCCGCGATGAATGCTGACATGGACGGTCAGACTGGGCTGCAGGTGCTGGCGGGCGACTCGACGATGTTGTACTACATGTCTGAGGAAGGTACCGAGGGCAAGAACGCGTTTCTTGAGAAGCGTTCGCCGGATTTCCGCAAGTATCCGTGGCGTCCGTGA
- the menE gene encoding o-succinylbenzoate--CoA ligase has product MRDWLRRSAQLSGDLVALRSAGRVVRFGELDGEVDRVVGHLSHAGVAKGEWVGVFGGTSIDLVLILLALARLGAVAVPVNVRWSRLEVARVVGEYGVVRWFVDGDIDGLGLGSLVFDYTKFTHEKNNTPGLPPTPVPLEYDTVACAVFTSGTSGTPKAVQITYGSLIHNAALTALRLRVHHDDHWLCCLPLFHVGGLVMLFRSIISGTSLSLHERFDVDAVNYAIDHDAITHVSLVPTMLARLLDARTSPPPRPVTVLLGGAAASTALIERARRINLDVLSTYGLTEATSQAATQTPGDPRIKVGSAGKSVPFVTVSVRSEDGAMRPAGEIGDIYVKGPTVMKGYANDPAATESVLTPYGLRTGDLGYLDADGDLWIVNRRTDLIISGGENIYPAEVEAALLQIPGIRAACVVAVDDPVWGQSPAAAVVSDRTLSLDDVRAELNPILARYKHPKRLEYVDALPLLANGKVDRKAVASRFEDGPDR; this is encoded by the coding sequence ATGCGAGATTGGCTTCGGCGAAGTGCTCAGTTGAGTGGCGATTTGGTTGCGTTGCGAAGTGCTGGGCGTGTTGTGCGTTTTGGTGAGCTCGATGGTGAGGTCGATCGTGTTGTGGGACATCTGTCTCATGCGGGTGTCGCGAAGGGTGAGTGGGTCGGTGTATTTGGAGGTACAAGTATTGATTTAGTGTTGATTCTGTTGGCGCTGGCGCGGCTGGGGGCGGTCGCTGTGCCGGTGAATGTGCGTTGGTCGCGGTTGGAGGTCGCGCGCGTGGTGGGTGAATATGGTGTTGTGAGGTGGTTCGTTGATGGTGATATAGATGGTTTAGGATTAGGTTCGTTGGTGTTTGACTACACGAAGTTTACTCACGAAAAGAACAACACTCCGGGACTCCCCCCCACGCCGGTGCCGCTGGAATACGACACTGTCGCCTGCGCTGTATTCACCAGCGGCACCTCAGGCACGCCAAAGGCGGTGCAAATCACGTATGGCAGTCTCATACATAACGCCGCGCTGACCGCGCTTCGCCTGCGTGTCCACCATGACGACCATTGGCTGTGCTGCCTGCCGTTGTTTCACGTCGGGGGACTTGTCATGTTGTTCCGTTCGATCATCAGCGGAACGTCGCTCTCGTTACACGAGCGATTCGATGTTGACGCCGTGAATTATGCGATCGACCACGACGCCATTACACACGTGTCGCTTGTTCCTACCATGCTTGCCCGCTTGCTAGACGCCCGAACGTCTCCCCCACCGCGCCCCGTCACAGTGCTTTTGGGCGGAGCAGCCGCCTCAACGGCTCTCATCGAACGAGCGCGCCGCATAAATCTCGATGTCCTTTCGACCTATGGCCTGACCGAAGCGACTAGTCAAGCCGCCACACAGACACCCGGCGACCCGCGAATCAAGGTCGGCAGTGCCGGCAAATCCGTGCCCTTCGTTACTGTAAGCGTACGCAGTGAGGACGGTGCCATGCGCCCTGCCGGCGAGATCGGCGATATCTACGTCAAGGGGCCGACGGTCATGAAGGGGTACGCAAATGACCCTGCAGCGACTGAATCGGTCTTGACGCCGTACGGTCTACGTACAGGTGACCTCGGCTACCTCGACGCAGACGGCGATCTCTGGATCGTAAACCGCCGAACCGACTTGATCATCTCGGGAGGGGAAAACATCTATCCCGCAGAGGTCGAGGCTGCCCTTCTGCAGATCCCGGGAATAAGGGCCGCATGTGTCGTGGCCGTAGACGATCCGGTATGGGGCCAGTCACCCGCCGCGGCTGTGGTTTCAGATCGGACCCTCAGCCTTGACGACGTGCGCGCGGAGCTCAATCCGATTCTCGCGCGATACAAGCACCCGAAGCGACTGGAGTACGTCGATGCGCTGCCACTGCTCGCCAACGGAAAGGTCGATCGCAAAGCTGTCGCTTCGAGGTTTGAAGACGGCCCCGACCGTTAA
- a CDS encoding efflux RND transporter permease subunit, with amino-acid sequence MRGIFRAITAFSLRFRIVTITTSLLVMVAGGIAVTQLNQELLPPVEFPQTIVLAQVSGLTSEEALSFLTERLEDRLAAVPGIVNIESTTTGAIGSVLTLLSEFGIDQDRLLSDIQAGIDDVWLPLRRIEPTEGESPEAFSTRLLGDITPDVALWMAITDRNFVFELSPATWAKLSPETITALLSYAAKLTDEATGDKSALLQLVEGEFVPQLSALPNIASVQISGGQALPGEVVPSRLPGVDLTAQRSLLLQLSPKSWDAATAIVPELAGLALNAGAADRLASIELAIPDSAPALPESWTAPAFSTAADLLEIRTLTTTAAGVLNQFERNGRIVGALGQTSDLTPEIIQQMIGLAPSLLGYLDAEHLAALPDDVFNALPDDFIASLDGFTRDALAARTLAAEITGVVSNGQDVRLPSQWRVNPPQMLTFSFSDLPLATFSVYAVGEVEGSEPVTPVTDPAAEPSGDPSEAGAVQLPNVLQGLTRFSPPLSDVWNTLASQPQFEGQPLANGADLIAVGNGSASSVLNTINGSVPESFAGYEVRLFDSMSLGLFQYLAVNEPGFWEALDDDVLLKLSPAVLSELPDEALAGRSGETVAAIAAISTGEQPSAFDALRELYATDVPAADPNAPVLNADWGQVASFFGVEMDTADDPFRFFPDVAGWFNSFFESAQGAAFASNLFGNMSAEAWQYIDQRDATVLPNLRIEVVQLIPQDVLSQLPQTLQDRAAEGGTPFVPTASVTRSNGESSLLVTVFKPNDANTVQAYYDAKAVVEDIQRLNPQIVVSTVFEQSSFVEESISGVAREGLTGAGFAMIVIMLFLSGGTWNRSPRSRAGMVLLAGSVALLIVLSLVQAQASGVSITEGFEQVDVVIRVMLIVGIVSGFAILLWPGSLPVPAWRATLVIGVSLPLSVLAAFALMRWLPPAVHNALAPMSEGSPFLLFVLRLFPESLTLNIMTLSGLTVAVGRIVDDSIVVLENAFREIQAGGDKRAAVLKGTTDVSSAIFVATMVTVVVFLPLGLTGGLIGEFFLPFGLAVTYSLGASFVVAITVIPLLMLMFIGVRDASEEEGGILSRIYVPVLRWSLNHPVNSFIVLGLAVGSMGIGGLLLGTRPAAFLPELGELQITVDVSLPQATRILETDAMVREFETVVAERLPEEEHRTIRTEIGGAGLSLESLFGGGSVSENRANIVINAELSVDELETLVEELAPEADAIFGAGNVSISVASLSSGGFGGFEVVVYGPLEDLEAMDSTVIAAIDGIDGIEQVSSNLSMAALAGPDAPVTYLRVDGRPALKYSASLATEDTIGVTAQAITAINAIPDFPDTLTVTQGYQSRIQTEGFASLFVAMLIAIVIVIVIFVLSLQSPIYWLAIILSVVVAPVGAAVALTLTNRVLGISALIGLLMLIGIVITNAVVLIDRVRQNTAGGMPVREALLEAGERRLRPILMTALATITALIPLAVGLSEGALIASELGTVVIGGLVSSTVLTLVVVPVAYKLLTPIHRRLTLSSRRQQAPAASSAD; translated from the coding sequence ATGAGAGGGATCTTCCGCGCAATTACGGCGTTCAGTCTTCGTTTTCGCATAGTCACCATCACCACTTCACTTCTGGTGATGGTTGCAGGTGGCATCGCCGTAACACAGCTCAACCAGGAACTCCTTCCTCCGGTCGAGTTCCCCCAAACCATCGTACTCGCACAAGTATCCGGCCTAACCTCGGAAGAAGCGTTGTCCTTTCTTACCGAACGGCTTGAAGACCGCCTCGCCGCGGTTCCCGGAATCGTCAACATCGAGTCTACGACGACAGGCGCAATTGGCAGTGTGCTGACTCTGCTGAGCGAGTTCGGGATTGACCAAGACCGACTGCTATCCGATATCCAGGCGGGCATCGACGACGTGTGGCTACCGCTGCGCCGCATCGAGCCTACTGAAGGCGAAAGCCCCGAAGCGTTCTCAACACGCCTGTTAGGCGACATCACACCAGACGTCGCGCTGTGGATGGCGATCACTGACCGAAATTTCGTGTTTGAGCTCAGCCCCGCAACATGGGCTAAGCTCTCACCTGAGACAATCACAGCGTTGCTCAGCTATGCCGCCAAGTTAACGGACGAAGCTACTGGCGACAAGAGCGCACTACTTCAGCTCGTCGAAGGCGAGTTTGTTCCCCAGCTTAGTGCCCTACCAAACATCGCGAGCGTTCAAATCTCAGGCGGGCAAGCGCTGCCCGGCGAAGTCGTACCCAGCCGACTGCCTGGCGTCGATTTGACGGCACAACGCAGCTTGCTGCTTCAACTGTCGCCGAAGTCGTGGGACGCAGCTACAGCCATCGTACCCGAGCTTGCCGGACTAGCCCTTAACGCCGGCGCGGCCGATCGGCTCGCCTCAATCGAACTGGCGATACCCGACAGCGCGCCTGCGCTGCCCGAGTCGTGGACGGCGCCAGCGTTTTCGACCGCCGCCGACTTGCTGGAGATTCGTACCCTAACGACAACGGCCGCGGGAGTCCTCAATCAGTTCGAACGGAACGGCCGGATTGTTGGGGCGCTCGGCCAGACCAGCGACCTCACGCCAGAGATCATTCAGCAGATGATTGGGCTCGCCCCGTCGCTGCTCGGCTATCTCGATGCGGAACACCTTGCAGCGCTTCCGGACGACGTATTCAACGCCCTGCCGGACGACTTCATCGCGAGTCTGGACGGATTCACTCGTGACGCATTGGCTGCTCGCACATTGGCCGCCGAAATCACGGGTGTCGTGTCCAATGGGCAGGACGTTCGACTGCCCTCGCAGTGGCGCGTTAACCCGCCTCAGATGCTGACGTTCAGCTTCTCTGATCTGCCGTTAGCCACCTTCAGTGTCTACGCAGTAGGGGAGGTTGAGGGCTCCGAACCTGTCACGCCTGTCACCGATCCGGCCGCCGAACCATCCGGCGATCCGTCTGAGGCGGGCGCTGTGCAGCTCCCGAACGTGCTGCAAGGGCTTACGCGCTTTTCGCCGCCGCTGTCAGATGTATGGAATACGCTTGCGAGCCAGCCGCAGTTCGAAGGTCAGCCGCTGGCAAACGGCGCGGACCTGATCGCGGTCGGAAACGGCAGCGCCTCTTCCGTACTCAACACCATCAACGGGTCCGTTCCAGAGTCGTTTGCCGGCTACGAAGTGCGACTGTTTGATAGCATGAGTCTCGGGTTGTTCCAGTATCTTGCTGTGAATGAACCCGGCTTCTGGGAAGCACTGGACGATGACGTGCTTCTCAAACTGTCGCCGGCGGTGCTGTCTGAACTACCGGACGAAGCGCTCGCAGGCCGGTCCGGAGAGACCGTAGCAGCCATTGCTGCCATATCTACCGGTGAGCAGCCGTCGGCATTTGACGCCCTGCGCGAACTGTATGCTACCGATGTTCCTGCTGCCGATCCAAACGCGCCCGTGCTCAACGCGGACTGGGGGCAGGTTGCTTCGTTTTTCGGTGTGGAGATGGACACGGCGGACGATCCGTTCCGGTTCTTCCCGGATGTCGCAGGCTGGTTCAACAGCTTCTTCGAGAGCGCGCAAGGCGCAGCGTTCGCCAGTAACTTGTTCGGCAACATGTCAGCCGAGGCGTGGCAGTACATCGATCAGCGCGACGCGACCGTGCTGCCGAACCTGCGGATCGAAGTGGTCCAGCTGATCCCGCAAGATGTGCTGTCACAGCTGCCGCAAACCCTGCAAGACCGCGCGGCAGAGGGTGGAACTCCGTTTGTGCCTACGGCCTCTGTGACCCGCAGCAATGGCGAGTCAAGCCTCTTGGTGACTGTGTTCAAGCCCAACGACGCCAATACAGTTCAGGCGTACTACGACGCTAAGGCGGTCGTGGAGGATATTCAGCGCTTGAACCCCCAGATCGTCGTGAGCACCGTGTTCGAACAGTCTAGCTTCGTCGAGGAGTCAATTAGCGGCGTGGCGCGAGAAGGTCTGACTGGCGCCGGCTTCGCCATGATCGTCATCATGCTTTTCCTAAGCGGCGGAACATGGAACCGCTCGCCGCGCTCGCGCGCAGGAATGGTGCTGTTGGCGGGGTCGGTGGCTCTGTTGATCGTGCTGTCGCTTGTGCAGGCACAGGCCTCAGGCGTAAGCATCACAGAGGGCTTCGAGCAGGTTGACGTCGTGATTCGCGTGATGTTGATCGTCGGCATTGTGTCCGGCTTTGCCATCCTGCTGTGGCCGGGAAGCCTTCCGGTACCTGCGTGGCGCGCGACGCTTGTAATTGGCGTAAGTCTGCCGCTTTCCGTGCTCGCCGCATTTGCACTCATGCGCTGGCTTCCGCCGGCGGTGCACAACGCGCTCGCGCCCATGTCTGAAGGATCTCCGTTCCTTCTGTTTGTCCTGCGGCTGTTCCCCGAGTCGCTCACACTCAACATCATGACGCTGTCCGGCCTGACGGTAGCTGTCGGGCGCATCGTCGACGACTCGATCGTCGTACTCGAAAACGCGTTTCGTGAAATCCAGGCGGGTGGAGACAAGCGCGCCGCCGTCCTCAAGGGAACGACTGACGTGTCGAGCGCGATCTTCGTGGCGACGATGGTCACCGTGGTCGTATTCCTTCCGTTGGGCTTGACCGGGGGCCTCATCGGAGAGTTCTTCCTTCCGTTCGGACTGGCGGTAACTTACTCACTTGGCGCGTCGTTTGTGGTGGCGATCACCGTAATCCCGCTGTTGATGCTGATGTTCATCGGCGTACGTGATGCCAGCGAAGAAGAAGGCGGCATCCTCAGCCGAATCTATGTGCCGGTTCTGCGCTGGTCGCTCAATCATCCGGTGAACAGTTTCATCGTGCTCGGGCTTGCGGTCGGCAGCATGGGGATCGGCGGTCTCCTCCTCGGCACCCGGCCCGCGGCGTTTTTGCCGGAATTGGGTGAGCTTCAGATAACCGTCGACGTGTCGCTCCCTCAGGCAACCCGGATTCTCGAGACCGACGCTATGGTCCGCGAGTTTGAGACAGTCGTCGCCGAGCGCTTGCCGGAAGAAGAACACCGGACGATACGCACCGAAATTGGCGGGGCAGGTCTGAGTCTCGAATCGTTGTTTGGCGGCGGATCGGTGTCCGAGAACCGCGCCAATATCGTGATCAACGCGGAATTGAGCGTTGACGAACTTGAGACGCTTGTTGAGGAACTGGCGCCTGAAGCGGACGCAATCTTTGGCGCAGGTAACGTGTCGATTTCGGTTGCATCGCTTTCGAGCGGTGGCTTCGGCGGGTTCGAGGTCGTTGTGTATGGACCGCTTGAGGACCTTGAGGCCATGGACTCGACGGTCATCGCAGCGATCGACGGCATCGACGGGATCGAACAGGTGAGCAGTAACCTTTCAATGGCGGCGCTGGCCGGCCCAGACGCACCGGTAACGTATCTGCGGGTCGACGGACGCCCGGCACTCAAGTACAGCGCCTCCCTTGCGACCGAGGACACAATCGGCGTCACAGCGCAAGCCATCACGGCGATCAATGCAATTCCGGACTTCCCCGACACGCTGACCGTCACGCAGGGCTATCAGAGCCGAATCCAGACGGAAGGCTTCGCCAGTCTCTTTGTCGCGATGTTGATTGCCATTGTCATTGTCATAGTGATCTTCGTACTCTCGCTGCAATCGCCGATCTACTGGCTGGCGATCATCCTGAGCGTCGTCGTGGCGCCGGTCGGCGCGGCGGTGGCCCTCACGCTTACGAACCGCGTCCTAGGCATCTCCGCTCTGATCGGCCTGCTGATGTTGATCGGCATCGTGATCACGAACGCCGTCGTCCTAATCGATCGAGTACGGCAAAACACCGCTGGCGGCATGCCGGTGCGCGAGGCCTTGCTTGAGGCGGGAGAGCGTCGTCTGCGGCCAATTCTGATGACGGCGCTCGCGACGATCACTGCGCTTATCCCGTTGGCGGTTGGCTTGTCCGAAGGGGCGCTTATCGCGTCTGAACTTGGCACCGTCGTTATCGGTGGCCTGGTCAGCAGCACCGTACTCACGCTGGTGGTTGTACCCGTCGCCTACAAGCTGCTCACACCGATACATCGACGGCTGACGCTTTCATCGCGGCGGCAGCAGGCTCCGGCAGCGAGCAGCGCAGATTAA